Proteins from one Setaria italica strain Yugu1 chromosome V, Setaria_italica_v2.0, whole genome shotgun sequence genomic window:
- the LOC101772860 gene encoding anthocyanidin 5,3-O-glucosyltransferase, giving the protein MKQTVVLYPSAGVGHVVPMAELAKVFLSHGYDVTMVIVPPPFKSPALGASQAERIAAANPSVSFHVLPPIPAPDFAGSAKHPFLLMLQMQRQYNHELESFLRSIPRKRLHSLVIDMFCADAIDVAAKLGVPAYTFVPSGASPLAVLTQLPAVLGSRKTGLKELGDTPLDFLGVPPMPASHLVAEMLVHPEDELCRTMASIFKRGMDTRGVLVNTFESLESRAVQALRDPLCVPGKVLPPIYCVGPLVGNGARDGEKTESHECLAWLDAQPEHSVVFLCFGSMGTFSEEQLEEIAIGLDKSGQRFLWVVRVPSNIDDPKRLLEKQCEPDLDALLPEGFLERTKDRGLVVKSWAPQVDVLNHPSTGAFVTHCGWNSTMEGVMAGVPMLCWPLYAEQKMNKVFMTEDMGVGVEMQGYTAGFIKAEEVEAKVRQVMESKQGRELKTRVAARKKEAEAALEEGGSSRAAFVQFLLDVENLGEQPAE; this is encoded by the coding sequence ATGAAGCAGACCGTGGTTCTGTACCCCAGCGCCGGCGTTGGCCACGTCGTGCCCAtggcggagctcgccaaggtCTTCCTCAGCCACGGCTACGACGTCACCATGGTGATCGTCCCGCCGCCCTTCAAGTCGCCCGCGCTGGGCGCCAGCCAGGCCGAGCGGATTGCCGCGGCTAATCCGTCCGTCTCCTTCCATGTCCTCCCCCCGATCCCGGCCCCTGACTTCGCCGGCTCCGCCAAGCACCCGTTCCTCCTCATGCTCCAGATGCAGCGCCAGTACAACCACGAGCTCGAGAGCTTCCTCCGCTCCATCCCGCGGAAGCGCTTGCACTCGCTGGTCATCGACATGTTCTGCGCCGACGCCATCGACGTCGCCGCGAAGTTGGGCGTCCCTGCCTACACGTTCGTCCCATCGGGAGCGTCGCCTCTTGCCGTCTTAACCCAGCTCCCGGCGGTGTTGGGCAGTAGGAAGACGGGCCTGAAGGAGCTGGGGGACACGCCTCTCGATTTCCTTGGCGTTCCGCCCATGCCGGCGTCTCACCTGGTCGCGGAAATGCTCGTGCACCCGGAGGACGAGCTGTGCAGGACCATGGCGAGCATCTTTAAGCGCGGCATGGACACCAGGGGAGTTCTGGTGAACACGTTTGAATCGTTGGAGAGCCGGGCGGTGCAGGCACTCAGGGACCCACTATGTGTCCCTGGCAAGGTGCTGCCTCCGATATACTGCGTTGGGCCGTTAGTCGGCAACGGCGCACGGGATGGCGAAAAAACAGAGAGCCATGAGTGCCTCGCATGGCTCGATGCTCAGCCGGAGCACAGCGTCGTGTTCCTTTGCTTCGGGAGCATGGGTACGTTCTCGGAGGAGCAGCTCGAGGAGATCGCCATTGGCCTTGATAAGTCTGGGCAACGGTTCCTATGGGTGGTGCGCGTGCCGTCCAACATCGATGATCCGAAGAGGTTATTGGAGAAACAGTGTGAGCCGGACCTTGATGCCCTCTTACCGGAAGGGTTCTTGGAGCGGACCAAGGATAGAGGCCTTGTCGTCAAGTCATGGGCGCCACAGGTGGACGTCCTCAATCACCCATCAACGGGCGCATTCGTGACCCACTGTGGATGGAACTCGACGATGGAGGGTGTCATGGCGGGGGTTCCAATGCTGTGCTGGCCCTTGTACGCGGagcagaagatgaacaaggtgttCATGACAGAGGATATGGGCGTTGGGGTGGAGATGCAGGGGTATACGGCGGGTTTTATCAAggccgaggaggtggaggcaaaAGTGAGGCAGGTGATGGAGTCTAAGCAGGGGAGGGAGCTCAAGACACGAGTGGCGGCTCGCAAGAAAGAAGCGGAGGCGGCGTTAGAGGAAGGTGGCTCCTCACGTGCGGCTTTTGTTCAATTCTTGTTGGACGTGGAGAACCTTGGAGAGCAGCCCGCCGAGTGA
- the LOC101773275 gene encoding anthocyanidin 5,3-O-glucosyltransferase yields the protein MQTTAAIQRQQPDKPKTLAIHVIYRTAAPYLHLVSHSHVKNESRLMAVMAAQKSVILYPSLGVGHLNPMVELAKLFLRRGLAVVIAVVDSPDKDSVSADAIARLAAANPDIAFRLLPVPSCGREDYPHAVMRIMDVMRVANPALREFLMGALPDVEALVLDMFCADALDVAAELGIPSYFFFASALSYLAIMLRLPEYYPTVPSSFKDMPETALHFPGVPPIRALDMAATLQDRDSDMAKARLAQCTRMLEARGILVNSFDWLESRALEALRCGLCTPGRSTPPVHCIGPLVLPGNTGGISERHACLEWLDTQPDRSVVFLSFGSLGRFSTAQLREMARGLENSGQRFLWVVRNPPEHQSNSAEPDLGSLLPEDFLERTRERGFVVKNWAPQSEVLRHPSIGGFATHCGWNSALEGIASGVPMICWPLYAEQRMNKVLMVEEMKVGVAMEGYEEELVKAEEVETKVRLVMASDEGEELRQRVMVAKEMAVDALKTGASSDVAFDEFLTDLQKNRTSTEKLAT from the coding sequence ATGCAAACAACAGCAGCCATTCAACGACAACAACCGGACAAACCAAAGACCCTGGCCATCCATGTTATATATAGAACGGCGGCCCCGTATCTCCATCTCGTGTCCCATTCCCACGTCAAGAACGAGAGCCGACTCATGGCCGTCATGGCGGCGCAGAAGAGCGTGATCCTCTACCCCTCGCTGGGCGTCGGCCATCTGAACCCCATGGTGGAGCTGGCCAAGCTCTTCCTCCGCCGTGGCCTGGCCGTCGTCATCGCCGTCGTCGACTCGCCCGACAAGGACTCCGTGTCGGCCGACGCGATagcgcgcctcgccgccgcgaacCCGGACATCGCGttccgcctcctccccgtcccGTCCTGCGGCAGGGAGGACTACCCTCACGCCGTCATGCGCATCATGGACGTGATGCGCGTTGCCAACCCGGCGCTCCGGGAGTTCCTGATGGGCGCGCTCCCCGACGTCGAAGCGCTCGTGCTGGACATGTTCTGCGCGGACGCgctcgacgtcgccgccgagctcggcATCCCGTCCTACTTTTTCTTCGCCTCCGCGCTCAGCTACCTCGCCATCATGCTCCGCCTACCGGAATACTACCCCACCGTCCCGTCCTCGTTTAAGGACATGCCCGAGACCGCACTCCACTTCCCCGGCGTGCCGCCGATCCGCGCGCTCGACATGGCGGCCACGCTGCAGGACCGGGACAGCGACATGGCCAAGGCACGGCTTGCCCAGTGCACGCGCATGCTCGAAGCGAGGGGCATTCTCGTGAACAGCTTCGACTGGTTGGAGTCGCGGGCTCTTGAAGCGCTCAGGTGTGGCCTCTGCACGCCCGGGCGTTCAACTCCACCAGTCCACTGCATCGGGCCGTTGGTCCTTCCTGGGAACACGGGAGGAATCAGCGAGAGGCACGCGTGCCTCGAGTGGCTGGACACCCAACCAGACCGGAGCGTCGTTTTCCTCAGCTTCGGCAGTTTGGGAAGGTTCTCCACAGCGCAGTTGAGGGAGATGGCGCGTGGGCTAGAGAACTCCGGGCAGAGGTTCCTGTGGGTCGTGCGGAACCCACCTGAGCACCAAAGTAACTCCGCCGAGCCAGACTTGGGATCGTTGCTTCCCGAGGATTTCTTGGAGCGGACTAGGGAGAGGGGCTTTGTGGTGAAGAATTGGGCGCCGCAGAGCGAGGTGCTGCGGCACCCATCCATCGGAGGGTTCGCGACGCATTGCGGGTGGAACTCAGCGCTAGAGGGCATCGCTTCTGGCGTGCCGATGATCTGCTGGCCGCTGTATGCGGAGCAGCGGATGAACAAGGTGCTCATGGTGGAGGAGATGAAGGTGGGTGTGGCGATGGAGGGGTACGAGGAGGAGCTAGTGAAGGCAGAGGAGGTTGAAACAAAGGTGAGACTCGTGATGGCATCTGACGAAGGGGAGGAGCTTCGGCAGAGGGTCATGGTGGCCAAGGAGATGGCCGTAGATGCTCTCAAGACAGGGGCGTCGTCTGACGTGGCGTTTGACGAGTTCTTGACAGACCTGCAGAAAAACAGAACCTCTACGGAGAAACTCGCCACGTGA
- the LOC101773680 gene encoding anthocyanidin 5,3-O-glucosyltransferase yields the protein MVEKTVVLYPSLGVGHLNPMAQLAKAFLRRGGVAITIAVVDPPEKDAVLAAALARLAAASPSITVRLLPIPPPSCASTEYSHPIMPILDALRAANPALREFLRSQAPAADAIVVDMFCTDALDVAAELAIPAYIFYPSAAGDLAVYLQVPDLWRRAAPSSLKDMGKAPLDFAGVPPVRALDMPDTMQDWDIDVCRVRLQQIARMPEATGILVNSFECLEPRALEALRGGHCLPGRSTPKIYCVGPLVDCGGAEENGERHACLEWMDRQPKRSVVFLCFGSMGAFSSAQLKETARGLERAGHRFLWAVRSSRREQSNSPEPDLEALLPDGFLERTKDRGLVLKNWAPQTKVLRHEAVGAFVTHCGWNSALEAITSGVPMICWPLYAEQRLNKVHMVEEMKVGVAVEGYDEELVTADEVEAKVRLVMESEEGKKLRERTAAAKEMAADAIKEGGSSDVELGEFLKDLGKIDL from the coding sequence ATGGTGGAGAAGACGGTGGTGCTGTACCCCTCCTTGGGCGTGGGCCACCTGAACCCCATGGCGCAGCTGGCCAAGGCattcctccgccgcggcggcgtcgccatCACCATCGCCGTCGTCGACCCGCCCGAGAAGGACGCGGTGCTGGCGGCTGCGCTGGCGCGCCTGGCCGCGGCCAGTCCCTCCATCACGGTCCGTCTGCTACCCATCCCGCCGCCGTCTTGCGCCAGCACGGAGTACTCCCACCCGATCATGCCCATCCTCGACGCGCTCCGCGCCGCGAACCCCGCGCTCCGGGAGTTCCTCCGCTCGCAGGCTCCTGCCGCCGACGCCATCGTGGTCGACATGTTCTGCACCGACGCGCTCGACGTCGCCGCGGAGCTCGCCATCCCCGCGTACATCTTCTACCCCTCGGCGGCCGGCGACCTCGCGGTCTACCTCCAGGTTCCGGACTTgtggcgccgcgcggcgccaTCCTCGCTCAAGGACATGGGCAAGGCGCCGCTGGACTTCGCCGGCGTGCCGCCGGTCCGCGCCCTCGACATGCCTGACACCATGCAGGATTGGGACATAGATGTGTGCAGGGTACGGCTGCAGCAGATCGCCCGGATGCCGGAAGCGACAGGCATCCTGGTGAACAGCTTCGAGTGCCTGGAGCCGAGGGCACTAGAAGCGCTGCGGGGAGGCCACTGCCTGCCCGGCCGCTCGACGCCGAAAATCTACTGCGTCGGGCCACTGGTCGACTGTGGCGGCGCTGAGGAAAACGGCGAGAGGCACGCGTGCCTCGAGTGGATGGACCGGCAGCCGAAGCGGAGCGTGGTGTTCCTCTGCTTCGGAAGCATGGGCGCCTTCTCGTCGGCGCAGCTGAAAGAGACGGCGCGTGGGCTAGAGCGTGCAGGGCACAGGTTCTTGTGGGCCGTGCGAAGCTCACGCCGGGAGCAGAGCAACTCTCCCGAGCCTGATCTGGAGGCGTTGCTTCCGGATGGGTTCTTGGAGAGAACCAAAGACAGAGGATTGGTTCTGAAGAACTGGGCACCGCAGACAAAGGTGCTTCGGCACGAGGCCGTGGGAGCGTTCGTGACCCATTGTGGGTGGAACTCGGCGCTGGAGGCCATCACGTCCGGCGTGCCGATGATCTGCTGGCCGTTGTACGCGGAGCAGAGGCTGAACAAGGTGCACATGGTGGAGGAGATGAAGGTTGGGGTGGCGGTGGAGGGCTATGACGAGGAATTGGTGACGGCTGATGAGGTGGAGGCCAAGGTGCGGCTAGTGATGGAGTCCGAGGAAGGGAAGAAGCTCagggagaggacggcggcggcgaaggaaaTGGCTGCGGATGCCATCAAAGAAGGCGGGTCGTCTGACGTTGAACTCGGCGAGTTTTTGAAGGATTTAGGGAAGATCGACTTATAG